The Vibrio tubiashii ATCC 19109 genome has a segment encoding these proteins:
- a CDS encoding DMT family transporter, with protein sequence MALSATYVAILLLVIGNFAASLSDVAVKLLDGEVSTFQYIFIRQLLSAAVIFPLWWKQSQPQRKMYSPKLNLLRAHLILIGSGCMVVAITHLTLATANAVFYAAPLLMLPLAIVLLGEKPTLQRSAATIFGFAGVMVVLRPSEFHWAALFALGTTFTLALFNISARKLPSQQTVVSTLFWTSVLSLPVSGILALLYWQPISNNHLLLILASAALILTYNGFAVMAYQRSPASSIAVAENSGLVFVALFGVMWFDEVPDWLTALGIVMIILPLMPWKAVLKLFRVNYLLRPNPPSESRKNITD encoded by the coding sequence TTGGCTCTCTCTGCAACCTACGTCGCTATCCTACTGCTAGTGATTGGCAACTTCGCAGCTTCTCTTTCCGATGTCGCTGTGAAGCTGCTTGATGGTGAGGTATCAACCTTTCAGTACATCTTCATTCGCCAATTACTCTCTGCTGCGGTTATTTTTCCTTTATGGTGGAAACAATCGCAGCCACAAAGAAAGATGTACAGTCCCAAGTTAAATTTGCTCAGAGCGCATCTGATCTTAATTGGCAGTGGATGCATGGTTGTCGCTATCACCCACTTAACCTTGGCGACGGCCAATGCAGTATTCTATGCAGCCCCCTTACTCATGCTGCCGTTAGCGATTGTGTTACTTGGAGAGAAACCAACACTTCAACGCAGTGCGGCAACCATTTTTGGATTTGCTGGAGTGATGGTGGTGCTGAGGCCATCGGAGTTTCACTGGGCAGCCCTGTTTGCACTCGGAACAACCTTCACTCTTGCCCTGTTTAACATAAGCGCACGAAAGCTACCTAGCCAGCAAACGGTCGTCAGTACTCTGTTTTGGACATCAGTCCTATCACTGCCAGTATCAGGTATACTGGCGCTGCTTTACTGGCAGCCGATATCGAATAACCACTTACTGCTAATCTTAGCCAGTGCTGCCTTGATTCTGACCTACAATGGTTTTGCGGTGATGGCCTACCAACGCTCGCCAGCCAGCTCAATCGCAGTGGCCGAAAATTCTGGGTTAGTGTTTGTCGCGCTGTTTGGTGTGATGTGGTTTGATGAAGTGCCAGATTGGCTAACAGCATTAGGGATAGTGATGATTATCCTTCCCCTAATGCCATGGAAAGCGGTGTTGAAACTATTTAGAGTCAATTACTTACTGCGACCAAATCCGCCATCTGAAAGTCGGAAGAACATAACGGACTGA
- a CDS encoding GNAT family N-acetyltransferase, with protein MITWQLKPFSDLTTEQLYTLLKLRVDVFVVEQTCPYPELDDKDHQLGVFHLLGYQDDELIACARLLPKGISYPSVSIGRVATKESHRGGGLGHKLLQQALADCESLWPSESIEIGAQEHLASFYQRHGFVQTSAMYLEDDIPHIDMKLEK; from the coding sequence ATGATTACTTGGCAACTCAAACCTTTTTCCGACCTCACCACAGAGCAACTGTATACGCTGCTAAAACTTCGAGTCGACGTCTTCGTCGTCGAACAAACTTGTCCTTACCCAGAGCTGGATGATAAAGACCACCAATTGGGCGTTTTCCACCTACTCGGTTATCAAGATGATGAGCTAATAGCTTGCGCACGTTTGTTACCTAAAGGAATCAGTTATCCGTCAGTGAGTATTGGTCGTGTTGCCACTAAGGAAAGTCATAGAGGTGGTGGTTTAGGTCATAAACTACTGCAACAAGCCTTGGCAGATTGTGAATCATTATGGCCCAGTGAGTCGATTGAAATTGGCGCACAAGAACACTTAGCCTCTTTTTATCAACGACACGGCTTTGTTCAAACATCCGCTATGTACTTAGAAGATGATATCCCACACATTGATATGAAATTGGAAAAGTAG
- a CDS encoding Crp/Fnr family transcriptional regulator, whose product MFDAFHQQLSQNGFTQPEIEQLTQSAQLIELPTRHILLHQGEVAEEIFFLLDGMCHSAYLTDKGKEFSKEFYWENDWIIGFESLVNQQPSPYLLESLTQCTLLSLPIETLRVWREQKHSIYLKLLETQLMYKENKERFMLLYSPEERYELFCQHYPNLLERLNDYQIAAYLGITPISLSRIKKRSQS is encoded by the coding sequence ATGTTTGACGCTTTCCATCAGCAACTGTCACAAAACGGATTCACGCAACCTGAAATAGAACAACTCACTCAATCAGCGCAATTGATTGAACTGCCTACTCGCCATATTCTGTTACATCAAGGGGAAGTCGCTGAAGAGATTTTCTTTTTGTTAGATGGAATGTGCCACTCGGCGTATCTAACCGATAAAGGCAAAGAGTTCAGTAAAGAGTTCTATTGGGAGAATGACTGGATCATCGGTTTTGAAAGCTTGGTCAACCAACAACCCTCCCCTTACTTGCTTGAGTCTCTAACCCAGTGCACCTTGCTCTCTCTACCTATTGAGACCTTACGGGTATGGCGCGAGCAAAAACACAGTATTTACCTCAAGCTGCTTGAAACTCAGCTGATGTATAAAGAAAACAAAGAACGCTTTATGTTGCTCTACAGCCCAGAAGAGCGTTATGAACTTTTCTGCCAGCATTACCCTAACTTACTTGAACGCCTCAACGATTATCAGATCGCAGCGTATCTTGGGATTACTCCAATTAGCCTAAGCCGAATCAAAAAGCGCAGCCAAAGTTAA